The DNA window CTCGAGATCGACCAAGTCCTGCAAGGAGCCGAAATAGGCGGGCGCGACGGATTCCCCGTTGACCATCGCCGTGTAAATCGACGCGATTCGACGGCAGACCAGCGCCATGCCCACACCGTCTACAGAAATGTGGTGACCCAAGCCGAACGCATAATATTGATCCGGTTGAGTCTGAAATAGTGCAAATGTCACCAACCGCCCGGTGAGCGGCATGGATGTGTGCTGAATTGACGACGCAATCTCACGGACTCGCTCTGCGGGATCGGGCGAATCACTGACGTCATAGAAGGGCACCTCGAGATCCGAGTAATCAACCGGCTTCTGGAAAACCTGGCCATCCATCTCAAAAAAGGCAGCGCGAGCCGGTTCGGCTTCTTGCAACGCTTGACGGATCGCGTGGTGTAGAAGATCGCGCTGAATCGGTCCGTCAATTCTTACGAGGAGGCCGAGCTGCCACTCCGTTCCAACGAGACCGCTTTCCTGCGAAAGCCAGATATCTAGCTGGCCTCGCGAAAGCGGCAATCCCCCATTGTTAGGTTCCATGCCTCGTCTTTCCCCGCCAAACCGGCTAGCCGTCAAGAGTCCCGCCCTGCGCCAACCTCTCGCGCAGGCTCTTCGGCCTGATGTCCGGCCAATGCTCTTCTACGTACTCGAGGCACGCAGCGCGGTTCGCTTCGCCGTAAACCACCTGCCACCCAGCAGGCACGTCGGCAAAGCTCGGCCAGAGGCTGTGTTGCTCCTCGTCATTGACCAAAACGAAGAAGGTGCCGGTGTCGTCGTCGAACGGATTGATGCTCACGACCCTCCAGGGTAGTCATGCTGTACCGCAAACTGATAGTGAGCCTATCGCAAACCTTCCGCGGGCAGCAGGGTAAGCCCAAACATTCTCACAAGGTTCCCATGGTTGACCATGCCAGCAAACTATATCGAGTTAACCTTACTAATTAACCACAGCGTCAATATCCGTTGCTGTTTGTCCAGCTCGAGGCTGAATCCTACGGGGACCGCCTCGTTGCCGAGATGGCAGGCTTATGAATATTGTGTGGGCTCGCTAAGTGCGGCGGCGACCGCCAACGTGAAATCCGCCAAAAAAGACCGCGATCGCAGCAAACGAGCAGGCAAAAGCCGCCGGCGTGGTGTTGAAATCGCCAAACCAGCGTGTCGAACAACCTGGAATTTCCTCACGGCGCGGAGGCCACGTCATAAGCAGTAACCGCACCCGTGGCAACAAGGTGACGCCCATCGTTGCCGGCGAAGACCCGTAAACTCTACAGGACGGGCAGGAACGCTAAAGTGGCGACGGGAATGCCAGCGCGCAACACCGATCAACAGGGGCTCGGTGCCAGCCACCAGAGGCCGAGTCGCATCGACGTTTCCTCCTACGTAGGGGTGGCGTTTACCTCTCGCTAGGGAGGTCGCAGTCGCCATTTGCCAGAAGCTCCTCACGATCACAGCTTCTAGTCGTCCTACCCTCGATGTCTACCGTTAATCATTGTCAGCAGCGGTTCGGCGATCGAAAGTTAGGTCGAGCAATCTGCTCCCCAAAGACCGGAATGTTGCCAGCGATAGATCTTGATGAAATCGACAATGGGTAGATCGTGACGGCAGATTTTATTCGTTGTTCTGTTTTGAGGGAACCCGTGAACCCTGAATCGGCGAAGACCCGACCGGCATAATCGTGATGAACACCGGGATGCTCAGCTTCGCGCCGCCGGGGATCGGAATACGCATCGCGAAGGACACGACCTCGATCTCAAGGCGTTTGCCGCGCTGGGTCTCCATCTCCAGGCGACCCGGGATCCGTCTCGGCGTCGCCAACCATTCCAGGCCGCGTTCGATCGACTCGACCAGGCTCATACAATCCACTATACCGCGTAGGAAGCGCGGCAAATGTCACCGCAATCAGCGTCGGCACCGGTCCGATATCCGATTCGTTGCACGACAATGCTCCAGTCACGGCTGTGCTTCGGCAGCTTTACGACCACCTTGGCTTAACAGGTGCCCGCCACGGCGGCGGGGGTCGATTCACGACTGCGCAGCTAACTCCCTTCTGCGTTAGCCGACACAGCTAAACGACCTCGCCTAGACGTCGTACGAACAATCCGGCGGGGTTCAAGCGGGGAGAGCAAACACTGTAGGGTTCGAATCATGTGGGGATCGCTGCTGATGTTGGCGCTTCCGATTGCGCTCAATCCGGGCGTCCTCGCCGCCATCCTTCTGCTGGTCTCCCGGCCACGACCCGTGCAAAATCTGTTTGCCTTTTGGGTCGGCGCCCTGATAGTGAATCTTCCCGCCCTGCTCATTCCCGTGGTAGTGCTGCATCACACACCAAGCTATTGGTCTTTCGCGGGAGAACTGGATGGACCAGCCGCAGACGGTGGCTCCACTGTCAATCCGATCCAAATCGGAATCGGTGTGCTCGCGTTATTGGTCGCCGCGCTATTGACGGCACGCTATATGGCGCGCCGGCGAGCGAGGACGCCGTCAGGAGCTGGAGACACGTCAACGGGAGTGTTGGAATCGGAAACACGGCCCCCGATCGCGCGGCCCCACGGACGCTCCCGGAGTGCGGTGGCGGCGGCCGGGTCCGCAATCCGGCGGCTGCGTGATAGCGCCTACACCGCCTGGGAAAACGGATCCACGTGGGTCGCGGTGCTGTTCGGCATGGTTGGGCTACTGCCCGGTCCCCCAATTGTCCTGTTCGTCGTCACTACCATCGCAGCCTCAGGAGCCGGGCTTGGCACCCAGCTCATCGCCACCATCGTGTTCATCGTCACAATGCTTGCGGTTATGGAGATCATCCTCGTCGGCTGCCTCGTCGCGCCGGATAAGACCCAGGCGATAGTGCAACCGCTGCACGACTGGGCGCGGGCTCATCGTCCGCAGTTGCTCGTAGGCATCTTCGCAGTGGTTGGGGTCTTGCAGGTGGCTTCCGGCTTGCTATGAGTTCGGTCACTGCCAGCCATATTGCAGCTCCCAGTAACTCCCTGGCAAGGCGTCAAAATGATTGATCTGTTGCTGTCTTAGCAGCCGACCGCGGTGCTTGAACGGTGGACAAGGCTCGCTTCGATCCGCACGGCAAACTCCACAAGGTGTGGTTTTGGGGCCCTGGCGGCGATGGCGCATGACGTCCGTCTCCGCGCCAACCGACGATTGTCGGGGCATCGCGGCAGCGATCCCCGCAGTGGCGGCAATGACCCGGATTTGAGCTGCTCATTCAATCACGGGTTGCGGCTCCGGCCAACACGCGTGGACGGCTGATCACGTCGGGATTAGGCAACACCTGGTATTGACCCCTGAGTCAGGGTTTAGGCTAACACTGTTTTCAGCGAACCCTCGAGGCGTCCAAACAAAGTGTGTGAGACAGGGGTTGCTCTTGACCGACCATCGTTGCCGTATATGCGGCGCTGATCTGACCGAGGTCATCGACCTCGGGCGTCAGCCTGTCTCGAATGCCTTCGTGAAACCCGAGGAGGCTGGCAAGGTGCCATTCTTCCGGCTGGCAGTCGGACTTTGTACATCTTGCACAATGGTGCAACAGCTCGATGAGGTTCCCCCGAGCCAGATGTATCGCGCCGACTATCCATACCGCGCATCCGGTTCCTTGGCGATGTGCGAGCATTTCAAGGACGTAGCGCGGCAGATTATTCAGTCACGCCCCGGCGGTCCGAACGGGTTCGTCGTTGAGATTGGCAGCAACGATGGCGTCATGCTGAACCTTCTCGCCGCAGCAGGAAGGTCAAGTCCAGGGGCGTGGTGTACGACGTCTTCGTGTGATTCTTCGATGTGATGGTTCAGGCGGTCAGTGCCGCGGGGGTGGCCTCCTGTTCGGTCGGTGAGCTCTGATCGGCTCGGGATTTGCTGAGGACGTCGAGGCCGAGGTAGCGCCGGGATTCGGCCCATTCGTCGTGCTGTTCGGCCAGGACGGCCCCGACGAGACGGATCAGCGCGTTGCGGTCAGGGAAGATGCCGACGACGTCGGTGCGGCGGCGGATCTCCTTGTTGAGCCGTTCCTTTATCCGGCCCTCGGGGGCGGGTCAACCCGTCGGGGTGGGATGTTCATCGATCGAGGCGCTGGAGGTGGTCGGTAAGGGCGTGGGCGACGCGGTCGTGGCGGGCGGCTTCGTCGGTCCAGCCGCGGCACTCGGCGTCGGTTCTGAGGGCCTGGACGTCGGCGAGTTGGTCGGTGAGTGTGTCGCGGAATTCGGGGGCGGTGACGTAGTTGTCGCAGGTTTCGCAGATGTTGGCATACGGGCACGCGCCCGCGGATTCGTGGCGCGCGCAGTATCCGTGTGCAACACGGGTTTTCAGCATTTCACTGTGCAGCCAGCCAACCTTGTCGGGCAGGATCGGTTTGCCGACCGGGGTGAGTGTGAACTGGCGGCGCATCTTGCCCATCGCTTCGTCGTAGGCGGCGCGCAGGGTGGGCGAGGCCAGGGTGGCGTAGCGGATCGTCATCTGTGGAGTGACGTGCCCGAGTAAGGACATCAAGGCCTGCAGACTCATCCCGGCGTTGGCGAGTTCGGTGGCCCAGGTGTGGCGCAACTGATGTGGAGTGACCATCAGGACGCCGCCGTCGGGACGGTGCAACCCGGCGGATTCAGCGGCGGTGAGCAGCCCGTTCCGCAGCCGGGTGTAGCCCAGGCGGCGTCCGTGTCGGGTGAACAGAAAGTCGGTGAGCACACCGGTGCGTGGGTGCGGCAGCGGCCGGTGCGTGCCGCGGAGGGCGACCCACTCGTCGAGCGCGGCGAGGGTCGCGGCGGAGAGCGGGACCATGCGTTCGGTGGCGAGCTTGCCCAGTGGCACCTTCAGCCAGGTTCCGGCCGGCCCGTAGTCGATGATGCTGCCCAGTTCGAGGTCGAGCAGTTCCCCCGCCCGCAGGCCGGCACCACGCAGCACAGTCAGGCCGATGCGGGCGAACGGATCCTGCAGGTGGGCAACGGCGTTCATCACTGCCGCGTCGACATCGGGTGCTAGCGCGCGTGGCAACGGCTGGTCGAGTTTGGGGACGTCGGCGGCGAATACCAACCGCCGTGGTGGGGCCTGCGCCCAGCCCCAGGCGGTGATGTCGTCGAGCAGGTTGCGCAGACTGAGCACTGCCGACTGGGCCACCGCGGCCGAGACGGTGCGCCCGGCGCCCGCGGCGGCGCGCTGACCACGCCAGCCCCGGGTGCGATTCCATTTCAGGTAGCCCTCGATGCAGCTCCGGTCGAGTTCACGCAAGCTGGTGACGTCGGGATGGTGAGCGGTGAGGTATTCGGCGAAGGGCAGCAGGTCGTTGATCAGCGACTCGACCGATTTGGGCCGCAGCACCGCCGCGCGCACGCCGATGTAGCGCAGCAACGTCTGACGGATCGGGTCGGGCATCTCCACCTCGGTGAAACGCTGCTCGAGGCTACGGGCCCACCGTCGGCGTTTCGGCGCGGCGTCGATGACCGCGGTCTCGAACAACAGCTGCCGCAGGCTGGCCAGCCGCGCCCGGTATGCCCGCCGCGACGATGACGGCACCGCGGTACGTGACAGCGCGGCGTCGAAGTCGTCGAGCGCGTCGCCGGTCAGGTCGGCGACCATTCCACCGTGGTGTGCCAGCACTACCGCCAGACATTCGCCCAGGACCGTCTCGACCCAGGAACTCCTCCAGCCCAACCGAATTCCCGCATTTCGCAACGCGGCGAATCCGCTCGGATCCCGGTCCTCCACTGCGCGGCCCAGCCCGGTCAACTGTTTGACCGCGGCCAGCTCGACGTCCAGCCGTAACCGGCCGGTGCCGATCGTGTGACAGATCAGCGGCCACGCCCCGGTGTCCCGTATCTCGGCGATCCGCTCAGCTGCCGGCAGCGTCATCCAGGCGTGCAGGTCGCGGTGGCGTGCGGTGAAGTCGCGGGCGATCCGAATCCGGTCGCGTACCGCCCGCCCGCTCAAACCCAGGGTGGCGACGTGGTCGAGATAATCCGCCACAACCTCGTCGGCGCCTACGGGTTGGCCGACCAACACCGTGGTCACTGCCGGGCTCCGGCCAACGTCGCACGAGCAGCACCGTATTCGGCGGCGAGCTGCTCGATCGACAAATGCACGTAGCGGGCCGTGGTCTCCGGTGAGACATGCCCCATCAACGCCCGCAATGCCAGCAGATCGATTCCGGCCGCCGACAATTCGGTGCCGTAGGTATGCCGCAAACGGTGCGGGCGGACTCTTGTGGCGCCGGAGGTCTCCCGGTGCCGACGGAACAGGCTGCGCAGCCCGGCCTCGCTGACCGGTGCACCGGTCGTCGGGCCGCGCAGCACCACGAAGCACTGCGGCGTCGCCAACCCCGGCGGACGCTCCCATCGCAGGTAGGCGGCGAGTTCGGTGAAGAACGCCGCATCGACCGGGACATGACGTTCCTTGCCGCCCTTGCCGATCACCCGAAGCCGGCGTCGGCCCATGTCGACGTCGGCGAGCAGCAGGCCACGCGCCTCGGCCGACCGCAGCCCTCCGAGCACGCCCGGGACCCAGATGACCGAGCAACCCCCGCTGCGACTGGCGCAGCCCCTGTCCCCGACGCGGCGACGGCACCGGATTGTCGGTGCAGACACCGGTCATCACCAGATACTCGAATAACGCGCGCACTGCCGCGACCCGACGATTCACCGTCGAAGCTGCCGGCAGGGTCGACGAGCGGTGACCGCCGGTGGGCTGGTCCGTTCGGCAGACGCCTTGCCAGTCGATCCAGTCGAACACCAACGGCGCATCGACCGCGGCGAGCCCGACCGCTTGCTGGGCGAGAAACCGGCTCAGATTGGCGACGTCGAATGCGTAGGCCCGCACCGTGGCCGAACTGAACCCCCGTCCCGCCAAATGGTTGAGAAACGCGTTCGCCGCGTCCTGCCCGTCCCAGTCGCCCTCCAGGACATATCCGCTGACGCTCTTCAATACCCGCATCGCCGCACCGCCTTCCCCACCGAGATGCCGACAGCATCCATCCATGCTCAGCGCTTGTGCGTGAACCTCACGCTGCAACCCGAACCGTGTCCCCGGAGGGCCGGTTAACGGATAGGGGGTTGTTTGACCAAATCTGGCGCCAGATCTGCTTGGGGAATGCAGTAAACGCCAGCAGGTCCGCGCGGGCGTTCTCTAGATGCTCGGCAACCTTGGGTAGCTTGTCAGACAGCGCGTCGATGATCCGATCATATTGAGCAGCAACCGATCCCGCGTCGGGTTGATCGAACACCGAATGCAGCAGGGTGCGCACCCACGGCCACGACGCCTTCGGAGTGATCGCCATCAGATTGGTCGTGTAGTGCGTGCGGCAGCGCTGCCAGGCCGCCCCGGGCAGGGTGGCGCCGATCGCGGCCACCAGACCCGCGTGAGCGTCGCTGGTGACCAGGCGGACCCCGGACAGGCCCCGGGCGGTCAGCGAGCGCCAGAACGCCAACCAGCCCGCACCGTCCTCGGCGGTGGACACGTCGATGCCCAGGATCTCGCGGTAGCCCTCGGCGTTCACGCCGACCGCGATCAAGGCGTGCACGTTGACCACACGTCCGCCCTCGCGGACCTTGAGCACCAGGGCGTCAGCGGCCACGAACGTGTACGGGCCGGCATCCAGCGGCCGGGTACGAAACGCCTCCACGGCGACGTCGAGCTCTTTGGCCATCACCGACACCTGCGACTTCGACAACGACGTGATCCCCAGGGTCTCGACGAGTTTGTCCATCCGCCGCGTCGACACCCCGAGCAGGTAGCAGGTCGCCACCACCGTGGTCAGCGCGCGCTCGGCGCGTTTGCGACGTTCCAGCAGCCAGTCCGGGAAGTACGAGCCCTGCCGCAACTTCGGAATCGCGAGATCCAGTGTGCCTGCCCGAGTGTCGAACTGACGATGACGGTAGCCGTTGCGCTGGTTGGTGCGCTCGGTGCTGCGCTCGCCGTATCCCGCACCGCACAGCGCGTCGGCTTCTGCGCCCATCAGGGTGTGGATGAACGTGGCCAACAACTCGCGCAGCACGTCGGGGTGGGTGTTGGTGAGTCGTTCAGCCAGCACGGTGGGCAGGTCGATATCGTGGGCAGTGGTCATCGCGTTGATTCCTTTGCTCGAGTGACTTTCGCGGGTCTCTCGAAGAATCACGCGATGACCTTCATTCATCCGGCTACGACACGCCGGTACCGCTGATCAGGTCCGACTCGTACACCACTCTGCTGGACGCAACCAGCAGGAATGCGGCATCTGGGGGTGGACCCGGCTGCCCGTGCGGCTGACGTGGCCCGGTCGCATGGGGTCAACGTCCGGAAGGATTTCTTCAACAAGTCGACCGCCAGCGATATTCTCGCCGAGTACGGACCTGCAAACTTGATCTTCTCAGCGAACACATTCAGTCACATCTCGTACCTCGATTCGATCTTTCACGGGGTCGACTTGCTCCTTGCACCCGACGGACTGTTCGTGTTCGAGGATCGCTCCCTCGCAGATATCGTGAGGAATAACTACTTCGATCAGATCTACGACGAACACATCTATCTTTTCTCGGTCAGTTCGGTACAGGCGATGGCAGCTCACTTCGGCTTTGAGCTGGTCAATGCGGAACACATCCCCATTCACGGGGGTTCCATCCGCTATACCGTCGCCCGCGCGGGAACAACGAAGCCGGCCGCCGCCGTCGCCGAATATCTGGCGCAAGAGAAAGCGGACGGCCTCGCCGATGAAGCGGTGTTTGTCCGGTTCTCCGCGGCCATCCAACGCATAACGGCAGACCTCGTCTCGCTCCTCCGCGATTTGCGGTCCGACGGTCGTCGCGTCGTCGGATATGGGGCGACGTCGAGGAGCGCCACGGTACTGAACTACTGCGGTATCGGCACAGATTTGCTTCCGCTGGTGTGTGATTCGACCCCGGAGAAGCAGGGAACGATGACGCCGGGCTCGATGATTCCGGTATGCCCGCCCGACGCGTTCTCTCAGCCGTATCCTGACTACGCGCTGCTGTTCGCATGGAACCACGCCGAAGAAATCATGGCCAAGGAACGTCGGTTCCATGAAAAAGGTGGCCGGTGGATCCTGTACGTCCCACAGGTCCATATCGTGTAATTTGCGTGGATCTAGCGCAGTCGCCGGTCAGGTCAGATGCCCGGACCGGGCGAACGCTTCCATCAAGTCGGCGGCTTTCGCCATGCTTTCGGCCGGTGCGGTCATCCGGGTGGAGAGTTCGCGGGCTCGGGCGACACATTCCGCTGACAGCACCCGACGCAAGTCGACGACCAGTGATTCGCGAGTAGTGGCCAAAAAGCCCCGACTGGCGCCCACTTTCAATCGTTTG is part of the Mycolicibacterium tusciae JS617 genome and encodes:
- a CDS encoding MbtH family protein, which gives rise to MSINPFDDDTGTFFVLVNDEEQHSLWPSFADVPAGWQVVYGEANRAACLEYVEEHWPDIRPKSLRERLAQGGTLDG
- a CDS encoding GAP family protein, giving the protein MWGSLLMLALPIALNPGVLAAILLLVSRPRPVQNLFAFWVGALIVNLPALLIPVVVLHHTPSYWSFAGELDGPAADGGSTVNPIQIGIGVLALLVAALLTARYMARRRARTPSGAGDTSTGVLESETRPPIARPHGRSRSAVAAAGSAIRRLRDSAYTAWENGSTWVAVLFGMVGLLPGPPIVLFVVTTIAASGAGLGTQLIATIVFIVTMLAVMEIILVGCLVAPDKTQAIVQPLHDWARAHRPQLLVGIFAVVGVLQVASGLL
- a CDS encoding class I SAM-dependent methyltransferase — translated: MRQGLLLTDHRCRICGADLTEVIDLGRQPVSNAFVKPEEAGKVPFFRLAVGLCTSCTMVQQLDEVPPSQMYRADYPYRASGSLAMCEHFKDVARQIIQSRPGGPNGFVVEIGSNDGVMLNLLAAAGRSSPGAWCTTSSCDSSM
- a CDS encoding tyrosine-type recombinase/integrase, with the protein product MTTVLVGQPVGADEVVADYLDHVATLGLSGRAVRDRIRIARDFTARHRDLHAWMTLPAAERIAEIRDTGAWPLICHTIGTGRLRLDVELAAVKQLTGLGRAVEDRDPSGFAALRNAGIRLGWRSSWVETVLGECLAVVLAHHGGMVADLTGDALDDFDAALSRTAVPSSSRRAYRARLASLRQLLFETAVIDAAPKRRRWARSLEQRFTEVEMPDPIRQTLLRYIGVRAAVLRPKSVESLINDLLPFAEYLTAHHPDVTSLRELDRSCIEGYLKWNRTRGWRGQRAAAGAGRTVSAAVAQSAVLSLRNLLDDITAWGWAQAPPRRLVFAADVPKLDQPLPRALAPDVDAAVMNAVAHLQDPFARIGLTVLRGAGLRAGELLDLELGSIIDYGPAGTWLKVPLGKLATERMVPLSAATLAALDEWVALRGTHRPLPHPRTGVLTDFLFTRHGRRLGYTRLRNGLLTAAESAGLHRPDGGVLMVTPHQLRHTWATELANAGMSLQALMSLLGHVTPQMTIRYATLASPTLRAAYDEAMGKMRRQFTLTPVGKPILPDKVGWLHSEMLKTRVAHGYCARHESAGACPYANICETCDNYVTAPEFRDTLTDQLADVQALRTDAECRGWTDEAARHDRVAHALTDHLQRLDR
- a CDS encoding class I SAM-dependent methyltransferase; its protein translation is MRHLGVDPAARAADVARSHGVNVRKDFFNKSTASDILAEYGPANLIFSANTFSHISYLDSIFHGVDLLLAPDGLFVFEDRSLADIVRNNYFDQIYDEHIYLFSVSSVQAMAAHFGFELVNAEHIPIHGGSIRYTVARAGTTKPAAAVAEYLAQEKADGLADEAVFVRFSAAIQRITADLVSLLRDLRSDGRRVVGYGATSRSATVLNYCGIGTDLLPLVCDSTPEKQGTMTPGSMIPVCPPDAFSQPYPDYALLFAWNHAEEIMAKERRFHEKGGRWILYVPQVHIV